The following proteins come from a genomic window of Caloenas nicobarica isolate bCalNic1 chromosome 24, bCalNic1.hap1, whole genome shotgun sequence:
- the GJC1 gene encoding gap junction gamma-1 protein has translation MSWSFLTRLLEEIHNHSTFVGKIWLTVLIVFRIVLTAVGGESIYYDEQSKFVCNTEQPGCENVCYDAFAPLSHVRFWVFQIILVATPSVMYLGYAIHKIARMVEHSEADRRIRSKSFSMRWKQHRGLEETEEDHEEDPMMYPEIELESERENKEQQPPAKAKHDGRRRIREDGLMKIYVLQLLARTTFEIGFLVGQYLLYGFEVSPVFVCSRRPCPHKIDCFISRPTEKTIFLLIMYGVSCMCLLLNVWEMLHLGFGTIRDTLNNKRKELEDSGTCNYPFTWNTPSAPPGYNIAVKPEQMQYTELSNAKMAYKQNKANIAQEQQYGSNEENIPTDLENLQREIKVAQERLDLAIQAYNNQNNPGAAREKKSKAGSNKSSASSKSGDGKNSVWI, from the coding sequence ATGAGTTGGAGTTTTCTGACCCGTCTGTTAGAGGAGATCCACAATCACTCAACCTTTGTTGGCAAAATCTGGCTGACGGTGTTGATTGTGTTTCGGATCGTCCTGACTGCCGTGGGAGGAGAATCCATTTATTACGACGAACAAAGCAAGTTTGTGTGCAACACGGAGCAGCCCGGCTGCGAGAACGTCTGTTACGATGCTTTCGCTCCCCTTTCGCATGTCAGGTTTTGGGTGTTTCAGATCATCCTGGTTGCCACTCCGTCCGTCATGTATTTAGGCTACGCAATTCATAAAATCGCCCGGATGGTGGAACACAGCGAAGCCGACAGAAGAATCCGAAGCAAAAGCTTTTCCATGCGCTGGAAACAACACCGcggcttggaggagactgaggaggaCCACGAGGAGGACCCCATGATGTACCCCGAAATAGAGCTGGAGAGCGAGCGGGAGAACAAAGAGCAGCAGCCCCCGGCCAAAGCCAAGCACGACGGCAGGCGGCGGATCCGCGAGGACGGACTCATGAAAATTTAcgtgctgcagctcctggcaaggACTACGTTTGAAATCGGCTTTCTGGTGGGTCAGTATCTGTTGTACGGCTTTGAGGTCAGCCCCGTGTTCGTGTGCAGCAGGAGGCCGTGCCCGCACAAAATCGATTGTTTCATTTCCAGGCCGACCGAAAAGACCATTTTCCTGCTGATAATGTACGGGGTGAGCTGCATGTGTTTACTTTTGAATGTCTGGGAGATGCTCCATTTGGGGTTCGGCACAATCCGGGACACGTTGAACAACAAGAGGAAAGAGCTGGAAGACTCGGGTACCTGTAACTACCCTTTCACTTGGAACACGCCGTCTGCTCCGCCTGGCTACAACATCGCGGTGAAGCCAGAGCAGATGCAATACACTGAATTATCCAACGCCAAAATGGCCTACAAACAGAACAAAGCCAACATCGCTCAGGAACAGCAGTACGGCAGCAACGAAGAAAACATCCCCACCGACCTGGAAAACCTGCAGAGGGAAATCAAAGTGGCTCAGGAGCGCCTGGACCTGGCGATCCAGGCgtacaacaaccaaaacaaccctGGCGctgccagagagaagaaatcCAAAGCGGGTTCCAACAAAAGCAGCGCCAGCAGCAAGTCTGGGGACGGCAAGAACTCTGTCTGGATTTAA